A window of Exiguobacterium sp. Helios genomic DNA:
ATAAGGAGTGGAAAAATATGAATATACGGGCAATGACCGCAACCGATTATCCGGAGGTCGGTCGGATTTACAAACAGGGGATAAAGACGCAGAATGCGACGTTTCGAACGGAAGTACCATCGTTTGATTACTGGAATGCCCATCATCACCTGCACAGCCGGCTGGTGGCGGAAGAAGACTTGAAGGTGCTCGGTTGGGTCGCCATCAGTCCGTTTTCATCGATTCCCGCCTATCGAGGAGTAGCGGAAGTCAGTCTTTATATTGACGAAGATGCACGCGGCAAAGGAATCGGCACCGCATTGATGCAGGCTCTCATCGAAGCGAGTGAAGCGGCTGGCATCTGGACGCTGCATTCGCAAATCTTTCCGGAAAACACGGCCAGTTTGAAACTTCATCAACGGTTTGGTTTCCGGGAAGTCGGCCGGCGGGAACGGATTGGACAATTGGCAGGAGTTTGGCGGGATACGATTTTACTGGAGCGCAGAAGTCAGATTTAAAACGAAGCGAATTATATGAAAAGGGGAGATGGATGTTAGTGTCCGCCTCCCCTTTGTGTCTTAAAAATTAAAGTCATTCACTTGCTGTTAAAACAAGCGCAAAAATCTGTTCGTCCTTCTTCACATCAATATCCTCAGGACCATGGATATCTTCGAGTGAATGCGTCTCGATTTTACCACTTGT
This region includes:
- a CDS encoding GNAT family N-acetyltransferase, with translation MNIRAMTATDYPEVGRIYKQGIKTQNATFRTEVPSFDYWNAHHHLHSRLVAEEDLKVLGWVAISPFSSIPAYRGVAEVSLYIDEDARGKGIGTALMQALIEASEAAGIWTLHSQIFPENTASLKLHQRFGFREVGRRERIGQLAGVWRDTILLERRSQI